The Thalassolituus oleivorans MIL-1 genome includes the window CGTCGATACGAGCGTTATCATCACCATAGGTATCCCATGCACAAGTCATTAATGTGAGATCTGAATTGGTTGCTTTGGCAAGCCAAACAGCACGGTCGAGTGCGTATTGCTCGGGATGTTCTTGATCCAGCACGACTAAAATGTGGTTGATGTCCAACATAACCTTCTCCCAAGCTTCAAAGTATTTCAATTACCTTAACGCTAGCACGATCGAGTTGTCTTGTGTTGGGTCAATATTGCCTATGTATTATGACTGTTAGGGTTTAGCCGTGGATTGTTTGCGTTAATGATCATTTAGCAACTCAATCATGGCTCTTGCTGCGTTAGAGAGCGTGCGGTGTTTTAAATGGATGAGTCCTAGGTGGCGAATGGGAGAGGTGCCCGGCCAGACTAGTGTGTGGAGCTGGCCATCAACCATATTTTGCGGCAGTAGTGACCAGCCCATACCGACCGACACCATCATTTTGATGGTTTCTAAGTAATTGGTCGGCATTGGCGCATTGAGGGTCAAGCCGCGCTCGCGGAAGGCTTCGTCGACTAAACGATAAGTAATAGTATCTGGTTGCGGCAGTATCGCAGGCGTGCTGGCAAGATCCTCTAATGTAACTTGCTCTAACTGAACCAAGCGATGATCCGGAGCGCAGACGCACACCATAGTGTCTTGCCATAGCGGTATTTGCTCTACGTCTTCGGCATCACTTTCCTCTAACGTCGTTAGGGCGAGTTCAACTTGGCGTAATGTCACGGCTTGATAGGCTCGCTCAGATCCCATGAATTCTAAATTGAGTTGGGCGCTTGGGTAGCGTTGAACGAATTCTCGTAATACTGGTGGTAGACGATGCAGACCAATGTGATGGCTGGTCGCAAGTGAGAGATACCCACTGACTTGGCCCTCCATATTTACAAGATGGAGTTCTGTGTCGGTGACTAAATCGAGTATTGCGCGCGCTCGCGGAAGGAGGTTATGACCAGCTTCTGTAAGGCTAATGGTGCGATTGTGGCGGTCGAATAGGGTAACGCCAATTTGCTGTTCTAGCATTTGAATGCGCTTACTTACCGCTGATTGGGTTAGATGAAGATCTTCCCCGGCTGCAGAAAATGAACGATGCCCAGCAACAGCCAAGAAAGCTTTTAGTGATTGCGTATCCATAACCATTCTCGCCTTAGAATGTGTTTAATTTATTGTATTCCTATTTGGAATTCAAACTAGAAATAATATGAATTTGAGTTGTTACCTGCCTGCGGTATCCTGTGCACAGTGATAGCAACCCGCAGAGCATAGAAGGAGTCATCCACATGGCCGGGAAAACCTTGTACGACAAATTATGGGAACAACATCTTGTTAAAGAACGAGATGATGGTACTGCCTTAATTTATATCGACCGTCAATTACTGCACGAAGTAACCTCGCCCCAGGCTTTTGAAGGCTTACGCATTGCGGGTCGTAAACCTTGGCGTTTGGACGCCAACTTGGCAACACCAGATCACAACGTGCCAACGACCTCATTTGAACGTGAATCAGGCATTGCCGGTATTCAAGATCCGGTATCGCGTATTCAGGTGAAAACCTTAGATGAAAACTGCGATGAATTTGGTATCACCGAATTCAAAATGCAAGATATCCGTCAGGGTATTGTGCACGTAGTTGGCCCAGAACAGGGGGCGACATTGCCAGGCATGACCGTGGTGTGTGGTGATTCGCATACGGCAACCCACGGTGCCTTTGCAGCCTTGGCGCATGGTATTGGTACGTCAGAAGTTGAACACGTGATGGCCACCCAGTGTTTGATTCAGCGCAAAATGAAAAACTTGTTGATCAAGGTTGAAGGTGAGCTTGGCGCAGCTATCACAGGTAAAGATGTTGTTTTGCATGTGATCGGAATTATTGGTACCGCCGGTGGTAACGGTTGCGCGATGGAATTTGGCGGTTCTGCTATTCGCTCAATGAGCATGGAAGGCCGTATGACCATGTGTAACATGGCCATTGAAGCCGGTGCTCGCGTAGGTATGGTTGCTTATGACGACATCACTGCGGCGTATGTAAAAGGTCGCCCATATGCGCCGAAAGCGGATCAGTGGGAAGCGGCAACCGCTGCGTGGAAAGATTTAGTGTCTGACGATGACGCGGTATTCGATAAAGTTGTAGAAATTCGCGCCGAAGATATTAAGCCACAAGTGACTTGGGGTACTTCACCTGAGATGGTCACTACCATTGATGGTCGTGTGCCAACGTTGGAAGACGCTAAAGATGATGTAGAACGTTCTGGTTTCGAACGTGCTTATAAGTACATGGGCTTAACGCCGGGCCAAGCGATTACCGATATTCAATTGGATCGCGTCTTTATTGGTTCTTGCACTAACAGCCGTATCGAAGATTTACGCGC containing:
- a CDS encoding LysR family transcriptional regulator — its product is MDTQSLKAFLAVAGHRSFSAAGEDLHLTQSAVSKRIQMLEQQIGVTLFDRHNRTISLTEAGHNLLPRARAILDLVTDTELHLVNMEGQVSGYLSLATSHHIGLHRLPPVLREFVQRYPSAQLNLEFMGSERAYQAVTLRQVELALTTLEESDAEDVEQIPLWQDTMVCVCAPDHRLVQLEQVTLEDLASTPAILPQPDTITYRLVDEAFRERGLTLNAPMPTNYLETIKMMVSVGMGWSLLPQNMVDGQLHTLVWPGTSPIRHLGLIHLKHRTLSNAARAMIELLNDH
- the leuC gene encoding 3-isopropylmalate dehydratase large subunit, translating into MAGKTLYDKLWEQHLVKERDDGTALIYIDRQLLHEVTSPQAFEGLRIAGRKPWRLDANLATPDHNVPTTSFERESGIAGIQDPVSRIQVKTLDENCDEFGITEFKMQDIRQGIVHVVGPEQGATLPGMTVVCGDSHTATHGAFAALAHGIGTSEVEHVMATQCLIQRKMKNLLIKVEGELGAAITGKDVVLHVIGIIGTAGGNGCAMEFGGSAIRSMSMEGRMTMCNMAIEAGARVGMVAYDDITAAYVKGRPYAPKADQWEAATAAWKDLVSDDDAVFDKVVEIRAEDIKPQVTWGTSPEMVTTIDGRVPTLEDAKDDVERSGFERAYKYMGLTPGQAITDIQLDRVFIGSCTNSRIEDLRAAAEVAKGRKVAATLKQALVVPGSGLVKAQAEEEGLHEIFIAAGFEWREPGCSMCLAMNADKLGNGEHCASTSNRNFEGRQGYGGRTHLVSPAMAAAAAIAGHFVDVREL